From a single Paraburkholderia edwinii genomic region:
- a CDS encoding LysR family transcriptional regulator, which produces MQRQFDDLLLGSIELFCLAAELGSFTLAATAASVTPAAVSRSIARLEERLGVRLFVRTTRQIRLTDAGRHYFEQCRSALSQLVDAEREVTGQQTTPSGLLRISMPTPYGHYRVLPILAEFRERFPNVQVESHLSNRNIDFADEAFDLAIRGRAPADSSLIARKLEDAELVIVASPAYLKRAGTPQSIDELQRHDCIAFELPSSGRPVPWIFNDNGEEIELVPHGGYGASGDVLAGATLARHDAGLFQTYRFVVEEDLRAGRLVEVLKDKGGRSRPFILLYPHARHLSSRVRALVDFLVEKLAGR; this is translated from the coding sequence ATGCAACGACAATTCGACGACCTCCTGCTGGGCAGCATCGAACTTTTCTGCCTTGCCGCGGAGCTCGGCAGCTTCACGCTCGCGGCAACGGCCGCGAGCGTCACGCCGGCGGCCGTCAGCCGTTCGATCGCGCGGCTCGAGGAACGGCTTGGCGTGCGGCTCTTCGTGCGCACAACACGCCAGATCCGCCTGACCGATGCGGGCCGCCATTACTTCGAACAGTGCCGCTCGGCGCTGAGCCAGCTCGTCGACGCCGAGCGCGAAGTCACGGGACAGCAGACCACGCCGAGCGGCCTGTTGCGCATCAGCATGCCGACGCCGTACGGTCACTACCGGGTGCTGCCGATTCTCGCCGAGTTTCGCGAGCGCTTTCCGAATGTGCAGGTCGAATCGCACCTGTCGAATCGCAACATCGATTTCGCCGACGAAGCGTTCGACCTCGCGATTCGCGGCCGCGCGCCGGCCGATTCGAGCCTGATCGCACGCAAGCTCGAAGATGCTGAGCTCGTGATCGTCGCCTCGCCCGCGTATCTGAAGCGCGCGGGCACACCGCAATCGATCGACGAATTGCAGCGGCACGATTGCATCGCGTTCGAACTGCCGAGCAGCGGCCGCCCGGTACCATGGATTTTCAACGACAACGGCGAAGAAATCGAACTCGTGCCGCACGGCGGCTACGGCGCATCGGGCGACGTGCTGGCCGGTGCGACGCTTGCGCGCCACGATGCGGGGCTGTTCCAGACGTACCGGTTCGTCGTCGAAGAGGACTTGCGCGCGGGACGGCTCGTCGAAGTACTAAAAGATAAAGGCGGGCGCTCGCGGCCGTTCATTCTGCTGTATCCGCATGCGCGGCATCTGTCTTCGCGCGTGCGCGCGCTGGTCGACTTTCTGGTCGAGAAGCTCGCGGGGCGCTAG
- a CDS encoding winged helix-turn-helix domain-containing protein: MPRTSATPAPASITQAEARRIWLRAQRLDTAEPFGADASATLAAIEHLGYVQIDTINVIERCHHHILWSRIPAYQREHLRQAQSVDKTVFEYWTHALSYVPTRDLKYYLADMKLHQIAPKTWFDSVTPSDLRKVIARIRKNGALSIRDIDDDIPVEKDHPWASRKPSKRALQLAFYTGKLTISERSGMLKTYELMERHFNWERPPKRATEKEITHYLLERALRSQGVVSLDSVCHLNAKRKPLMRAAIDLRVRQGLLVPVKIEGVGKLEHWATPQTLAGIPEHVEGVHILSPFDPLIIQRKRLNLLFGYDHRFEAYVPKEKRVYGYFALPVLVDDEIVAAIDLKADRERRALQIQQWNWIGTRKRAPLKAAIETRLHGFEQFQFAS, encoded by the coding sequence ATGCCGCGCACGTCCGCTACGCCCGCCCCCGCCTCGATCACCCAAGCCGAGGCCCGGCGCATCTGGCTGCGCGCGCAGCGGCTCGATACAGCAGAACCGTTCGGCGCCGACGCGAGCGCAACGCTCGCCGCGATCGAGCATCTCGGCTACGTGCAGATCGATACGATCAACGTGATCGAGCGCTGCCACCACCATATCCTGTGGAGCCGCATTCCCGCGTATCAGCGCGAGCATCTGCGCCAGGCGCAAAGCGTCGACAAGACCGTGTTCGAATACTGGACGCACGCGCTTTCGTATGTGCCGACCCGCGACCTCAAGTACTACCTCGCGGACATGAAGCTGCATCAGATCGCGCCGAAAACGTGGTTCGATTCCGTGACGCCTTCCGACCTGCGCAAGGTGATCGCGCGCATTCGCAAGAACGGCGCGTTGTCTATTCGCGATATCGACGACGATATTCCCGTCGAAAAAGACCACCCGTGGGCCAGCCGCAAGCCGTCGAAGCGCGCGTTGCAACTCGCGTTCTACACCGGCAAGCTGACCATCAGCGAGCGCTCGGGCATGCTGAAAACCTATGAGCTGATGGAGCGGCATTTCAACTGGGAACGGCCGCCGAAGCGCGCGACCGAAAAAGAAATTACCCACTATCTGCTCGAGCGCGCGTTACGCTCGCAAGGCGTGGTCAGTCTCGACTCGGTCTGCCACCTGAACGCGAAACGCAAGCCGCTGATGCGCGCCGCCATCGATCTGCGCGTGCGGCAGGGCTTGCTCGTGCCGGTAAAGATAGAAGGCGTGGGCAAGCTCGAGCATTGGGCGACGCCGCAAACGCTGGCCGGAATTCCCGAGCATGTGGAGGGCGTGCATATCCTGTCGCCGTTCGATCCGCTGATTATCCAGCGCAAGCGGCTCAATCTGCTGTTCGGCTACGACCACCGCTTCGAAGCGTATGTGCCGAAAGAAAAGCGCGTGTACGGCTACTTTGCGTTGCCGGTGCTGGTCGACGACGAGATCGTCGCGGCAATCGACCTGAAGGCCGACCGCGAGCGCCGCGCACTGCAAATCCAGCAATGGAACTGGATCGGCACGCGCAAGCGGGCGCCGCTGAAGGCCGCGATCGAAACGAGGCTGCACGGCTTCGAACAATTCCAGTTTGCGTCGTGA
- a CDS encoding SDR family oxidoreductase codes for MKLKDKVVLITGGTSGIGFEAARLFRDEGAHVVVIGTNPARLTSAASELGGDVLAIRADLRHPADIDAAIKETIAKFGRIDIVYANAGAATAAPFDEVTSEQIDEQFALNFKGLFFTVQKAAPYLSAGSSIVVTTSFLNEVGAPGLSILSATKAAVRSLVRSLGAELAPRGIRVNAVSPGPIATPFHGKLGLSAEQVEEAASGLQASVPLKRLGQASEVAKAALFLASDDASYVTGAELVVDGGLTQI; via the coding sequence ATGAAGCTGAAAGACAAAGTCGTTCTGATCACCGGCGGCACCTCAGGCATCGGTTTCGAAGCTGCCCGACTGTTTCGCGATGAAGGCGCGCATGTCGTTGTCATCGGCACGAACCCCGCTCGGCTGACGAGTGCCGCAAGCGAACTCGGCGGCGACGTGCTCGCGATTCGTGCGGACTTGCGCCATCCGGCCGACATCGACGCGGCCATCAAGGAAACGATCGCGAAGTTCGGCCGTATCGACATCGTGTACGCGAATGCGGGCGCCGCCACTGCCGCACCGTTCGACGAAGTGACGAGCGAACAGATCGACGAGCAGTTCGCGCTCAATTTCAAGGGGCTTTTCTTCACGGTACAGAAGGCCGCACCGTATCTGAGCGCAGGCAGCTCGATCGTGGTGACCACGTCGTTCCTCAATGAAGTCGGCGCGCCGGGCCTGTCGATTTTGTCGGCGACGAAGGCTGCCGTGCGCTCGCTGGTCCGCTCGCTTGGCGCCGAACTCGCGCCGCGCGGCATCCGCGTGAATGCGGTGAGCCCGGGCCCGATCGCCACGCCGTTCCACGGCAAGCTCGGTTTGTCGGCGGAACAGGTGGAAGAAGCCGCTTCGGGTCTGCAAGCGAGCGTACCGTTGAAGCGTCTCGGTCAAGCGTCTGAAGTCGCGAAGGCGGCGCTGTTCCTCGCGAGCGACGATGCGTCGTATGTGACGGGCGCCGAACTGGTTGTCGATGGTGGCTTGACGCAAATCTGA
- a CDS encoding FAS1-like dehydratase domain-containing protein, which produces MPESNPPLDAWVGRSESQDDYVSAFPVTALAATLEREVSPNTVPPLWHWLYFLPVAPLSGVGPDGHPKRGGFLPPVELPRRMWAGGRLTFLTPLEVGDTATRTSTIEKVNEKAGRTGRLVFVTVAHRIAQAGRVAIEEEQDIVYRDPPSPSEASKEPERAPGGERWSREIHPDPVMLFRYSALTFNGHRIHYDYPYVTREEGYPDLVVHGPLIATCLIDLVHREAPDAVVRRFEFRAQRPTFANRPFKVCGVPSADGKSVELWAQDHEGYLTMRATAHLA; this is translated from the coding sequence ATGCCAGAATCGAATCCCCCGCTGGACGCCTGGGTGGGCCGCAGCGAATCCCAGGACGACTACGTGTCCGCGTTTCCTGTCACGGCGCTTGCAGCCACGCTCGAGCGCGAGGTGTCCCCGAACACCGTGCCGCCGCTATGGCACTGGTTGTACTTTCTGCCGGTCGCGCCACTTTCCGGCGTCGGCCCCGACGGCCACCCGAAGCGCGGCGGTTTTTTGCCGCCGGTCGAATTGCCGCGGCGCATGTGGGCGGGCGGACGCCTGACGTTTCTTACACCGCTCGAAGTCGGCGATACAGCCACGCGCACGTCGACGATCGAAAAAGTCAACGAAAAAGCCGGCCGCACCGGCAGGCTCGTATTCGTGACCGTTGCGCATCGCATCGCGCAGGCGGGGCGCGTCGCGATCGAGGAAGAGCAGGATATCGTCTACCGCGATCCGCCGTCGCCGTCCGAAGCGAGCAAGGAACCCGAGCGCGCGCCCGGCGGCGAACGCTGGAGCCGCGAGATCCATCCTGATCCGGTGATGCTGTTCCGCTACTCGGCGCTCACGTTCAACGGCCACCGCATTCACTACGACTACCCGTATGTCACGCGGGAAGAAGGTTATCCAGACCTCGTCGTGCATGGTCCGCTGATCGCGACCTGCCTGATCGACCTCGTGCATCGCGAAGCGCCCGACGCCGTGGTGCGCCGCTTCGAGTTCCGCGCGCAGCGGCCGACTTTCGCGAATCGCCCGTTCAAGGTATGCGGCGTGCCTTCGGCCGACGGCAAGAGCGTCGAGCTATGGGCCCAGGACCACGAAGGCTATCTGACGATGCGCGCGACCGCGCATCTCGCGTAA